The Arachis hypogaea cultivar Tifrunner chromosome 19, arahy.Tifrunner.gnm2.J5K5, whole genome shotgun sequence genome has a window encoding:
- the LOC112779667 gene encoding galactose-binding lectin-like, whose translation MKPFCVLLTFFLLLAASSKKVNSAKTETVSFNYNSFNQGNPAISFQGDVTVLSDGNLLLTNLNKSNSVGRVLYATPVRIWSSATGNVASFVTSFSFEMKDYNDYDPADGIIFFIAPEDTQIPAGSIGGGTLGVSDTKGAGHFVGVEFDTYSNSEYNDPPTHHVGIDVNSVKSLKTVPWNSVSGAVVKVTVIYDSSSKTLSVAVTNENGDITTIAEVVDLKAKLPERVKFGFSASGSAGGRQIHLIRSWSFTSTLITTTTTTSINNNEKKIMNILTA comes from the coding sequence ATGAAACCATTTTGTGTTTTACTTACTTTCTTTCTCTTGCTAGCAGCAAGTAGTAAGAAGGTGAACTCAGCCAAAACCGAAACAGTTTCCTTCAACTACAACTCTTTCAATCAAGGTAACCCCGCAATAAGTTTCCAAGGTGACGTCACTGTTCTTTCAGATGGCAATCTCCTACTCACCAACCTCAACAAGTCCAATAGCGTCGGCCGGGTTCTGTATGCCACGCCGGTGCGCATTTGGAGCAGTGCCACCGGCAATGTCGCCAGCTTCGTCACCTCCTTCTCTTTCGAGATGAAGGATTATAACGATTATGATCCTGCCGACGGTATCATATTTTTTATTGCACCGGAAGATACCCAGATTCCTGCCGGCAGTATTGGTGGTGGAACCTTAGGTGTCTCTGACACCAAAGGTGCGGGTCACTTTGTTGGCGTAGAGTTTGATACCTATTCCAACAGTGAGTACAACGATCCACCCACTCATCACGTTGGAATTGATGTAAACAGTGTGAAATCGTTGAAGACCGTACCATGGAATAGTGTGAGTGGAGCAGTGGTGAAAGTGACTGTGATATATGACTCTTCATCAAAGACATTGAGTGTTGCCGTGACCAACGAGAATGGCGATATTACCACCATTGCCGAAGTTGTTGATTTGAAGGCGAAGCTTCCGGAGAGGGTCAAGTTCGGTTTTTCTGCCTCCGGCTCCGCTGGCGGTCGTCAGATACATCTCATCCGTTCGTGGTCGTTTACTTCGACGTTGATAACAACAACAACTACAACAAGCATCAACAACAACgaaaagaaaataatgaataTCTTAACTGCATGA